cagcgtcaaggtccaggcagggttcggtacacgagcagacttggcaacagtacagacaaggatcaggcaaaaactcacggtcagattatcaggcacaggtctttcacaggtagcaggataaacagggttcaggcaagaatcaatggtcgagacggtcacggtcaaaacacgaatggctaacTATAGAATGcaggaaagagtacatgaactaacaatctggcggctagtgtctgtgagagctggaggttaaatactgaaGCGTGATTGCTGATTACGTACAGGTgtgaatactgagaaccggAGAGTAACAGGAagtctaacaaaataaaaccggatgtgacaggtaacatgaatcatgacactcTATCGTTCCCCACTACTGTTtctaatataattatatactaTAACTATCAATGGACTCACAAAACTCTAAATACATAACGTGTTCTTTGAtatttgaacatgtttttttattttgtcataatAAAAGTATATTGTTAAGAGTAGGTGATGTTGGTTCCTGATTAGTTATTACTCTAAAATTCACTTTCCATTCCAAAGCTAagagcaaaaacagaaaaatgtacagtttttattttactgaaatCTTATTATTGTCTCTGCACAGCTTGCTTTAAAATGTGgcttaactttaaatttatatatTAAATCTTCACCAGACACTAATAGATGAAACCACAGATTTAACACAAGAGTCAAGCATAGTTTTAAATATTCTTACAGGGATGGAGGCCTGGATGTTTGAAGCAATTTTTCATCACTATGCTGACATGGATGAGAGAATATATACAACACATGCTTTTACTGTCACACTAACACAAACACGTATAGAAACAAAAGTGTAGCTGCATCCGTGTAGACTATTGAGCTGGAAGATTTACTGACGTTAAAGTAATACAGCCACAATACAAGTCTTCATCACACAGGCCTGACACTGAGCCACCACGAACATCTGTTCTGTTACATTAAACACCCCCACACACTCTCAAGTATAGAATGCAGACCTGGGCAGTGGATTAACATGCGTGTTATcaccaaaaagaagaaaagaaaattaaacCTGTATCTTGATGAATATTATTGCTGGTGAGCACACACTCCCGTCGCAGGATTTAAACATGCCTGGTTGTTCAAAACCATTTTTTAGCACTATgctgacatacagtagatgagagagtAGATCCAACACAGACTTTTACTGTCACGCTGACACAAACACGTATAGAAACACAAGTGTAGCTGCATCCTCGTAGGTTATTTAGCTGGAGGATTTACTGACGTTAAAGTGATACAGCCACAATACAAGTCCTTATCACACAGGCCTGACACTGAGCCACCACGAACATCTGTTCTGTTACGTTAAACACCCCCACACACTCTCAAACAGAGGATGCAGAACTGGGCAGTGGATTAACATACGTGTTATCACCAAAAAGACGAGCAACAGTGCTTTGGTGGACACTACGGCTGCTGTGGAATTCTGGTTTATTCTAATCTCTTCACTCTACTGCATGTTTATCTCAGAGGAGCCAGGCTTCACAATCTGAAGTGTAACAATAAGCTTGatagattttctaaaccaggggtaaaagCAGGCATACAGCAGGGGGTTGAAGCAGGAGTTGGAGTCATACAGACATAAAACAAGGGACGCAGATGAAGCATTGACCACAGCATCCTGACCTGTGACCGTGACACAGAAATATGGAAAAATGCATATTATAAACACAACTATAACgacacccagagtcctggctgccttCAACTCAGACTTTGCAGCTGTTACACTCACTAAATTCTGATGTGAGACGGCTGCAATGTGAGACCTCAAGGCTCGAGCCTGAGCTATAGCCACTACAAATACTCTGATATACAGaacaacaataatagtaataggaagaagaaagataaaaataaagTCTGTCAGTTGGTGAATAATACTATTATAAAAAACACATTCTCCATCACAGGATTTAAACCTGCCTGGTTGTTGTATGTCATCCTTCATTACTATGCTGACAtagaccagagaccagaaccagcacagtgacacacacgCCTGAACTCTTTTAGGTGTGACCTGGGTGGAGTAATGCAGAGGGTGacagatggccacataacgGTCAATAGATATGAGCACCATTATTCCTATTGATGTACAGGTGCCAATATAGTCTAAGACAAAATACAGAGTGCACATGTGGTCATTGAAGAGCCAGCAACCATTTACAAGCCTAATTTGATTTGACATGTTGAGGCCCACGAAGAAAtctgacacagccagagagagaatgaggaagTTGGTGGAAGTACGGAGCTGCCTGTGAGAGAGACAACAAGTTATCATTCCAGCAGCAAGAAGCCTATAAACATATCAACTTCTTTAACGTGTGGAAGTATGTGGAAATATGTGGAAATATAGGTTAGTAACAGTGAGTACTTGAAGTGTGAGATGGAGACAATGACCAGCAGGTTCAGAGTCAAAGTCAGCACAGAGATGAAGCACAGAACAGTGTAGATGAGCACAGAATGAGAGCGGGGACGCTTTGGTTTCCAGCAGGAGGTGTTgagctgtgggaagcagagctcagcctcctcctccatcatcatcagagagaagctgctgagctctggcaGCTCTGACCAACAATCTCTGTCTTAAGGTAAAGTACGTGTCCTTAACCCCTCCTCTGTTAAGGACACGTACCTTACCTTTATCCAGCTTGCAGCGCTCTCTAGATAATAATCCACGGTGTCGTGGCTGGTGGGTTTTTTTGTGTATATAAAACACTAAATACACATTCCTTGATATTTTAACATGCttagtttattttgttttacaaaggaatggcatgaaaagttacttTGCTTTATTACTATATTACCATTACTCTAAATACACTTTACATCCAAAAGCTAaaaggtaaaacagaaaaatgcaaaGCTGTCATTTTACAGAAATCTTATTAGTGTCTCTCTAACAGAAAAGGTCAGTTTACTTTTCTATGTCTCAGTGCAGCATATTTGCCTCACAGGAGCCAGGCTTCAGAATCTGAAGTGTTAAAATTAGTTTGatagattttctaaaccaggggtgaAAAAGAGCATAAACCAGCGGGTTCAGGCAGGAGTTAAAGTAATAAAGACATAAAACGAAAGAGGCTGAGTAAGCGCTGACCACAGCATTCTGGCCTGTGACTGTGACGCAAAAATATGGGCAAAtgcataaaacaaacacaagtatAACAActcccagagtcctggctgctttgaTCTCAGACTTCCTTGCTGTTACAGTCACTGAACGCAGGTGTGGGGCGGCTGCAATATGAGACCGCATAGCACGAGCCTGAGCCATAGCCACCACAAATACTCTGACATACAGAACCATAGTAACAGTAATGGGAATGAGGaagatgaaaataaaatctgtaaacTGATGAATGAGATTGTTATTGAGCACACACTCCCCATCGCAGGATTTGAACCTGCCTGGTTGTTTAAAATCATCATTCATCACTATGCTGACATAGATGAGAGAATAGATccaacacagcaaaacacagacatgaactcTTTTAGGTGTGACTTTGGTCGTGTAATGCAGAGGGTCACAGATGGCAAGATAACGATCCACTGATATAAGCAGCATGATTCCTATTGAAGTACAGGAAGAAATGTAGTCTAAAGCAAAATAAAGGGTACACATGTGGTCACCCAGAAGCCAGCAGCCATTGATGAGCATAATTTGAAACAACATAACAAGGCCCACGAAGAAAtctgacacagccagagagagtAGGAGAAAGTTAGTGGGGGTGCGAAGCTGcctggagaggagagaaaacaggtaTTATTGAAGCCTATGGCCAGGTTTCTGGGTCAAAAATAAATTTACACcataatgaatgaaatgagcctacctgaagtgggagatggagac
This genomic interval from Betta splendens chromosome 21, fBetSpl5.4, whole genome shotgun sequence contains the following:
- the LOC114847715 gene encoding trace amine-associated receptor 13c-like, which translates into the protein MMMEEEAELCFPQLNTSCWKTKRPRSHTLLFYTVLSWIFLLTVTLNLLVIVSISHFRQLRTPTNFLLLSLAVSDFFVGLVMLFQIMLINGCWLLGDHMCTLYFALDYISSCTSIGIMLLISVDRYLAICDPLHYTTKVTPKRVHVCVLLCWIYSLIYVSIVMNDDFKQPGRFKSCDGECVLNNNLIHQFTDFIFIFLIPITVTMVLYVRVFVVAMAQARAMRSHIAAAPHLRSVTVTARKSEIKAARTLGVVILVFVLCICPYFCVTVTGQNAVVSAYSASFVLCLYYFNSCLNPLVYALFHPWFRKSIKLILTLQILKPGSCEANMLH
- the LOC129603542 gene encoding trace amine-associated receptor 13c-like, whose product is MITCCLSHRQLRTSTNFLILSLAVSDFFVGLNMSNQIRLVNGCWLFNDHMCTLYFVLDYIGTCTSIGIMVLISIDRYVAICHPLHYSTQVTPKRVQACVSLCWFWSLVYVSIVMKDDIQQPGRFKSCDGECVFYNSIIHQLTDFIFIFLLPITIIVVLYIRVFVVAIAQARALRSHIAAVSHQNLVSVTAAKSELKAARTLGVVIVVFIICIFPYFCVTVTGQDAVVNASSASLVLCLYDSNSCFNPLLYACFYPWFRKSIKLIVTLQIVKPGSSEINMQ